The following coding sequences lie in one Takifugu rubripes chromosome 8, fTakRub1.2, whole genome shotgun sequence genomic window:
- the mfap3l gene encoding microfibrillar-associated protein 3-like isoform X1 produces the protein MHRPFVKMHLAATSGFLLLASLMASCTSGALAESRDGNGTQNGTAAGGGFVPLAFTKVNQIIAREGSCVLIDCNVTGEPLPSFQWFNSHGERLDTESEGGKWSLLDSGILNITTIEFADRGKYTCMASNVHGSSNCTVTLRVVFTNGDMGVYYMVVCLVTFTIIMALNVTRLCMMSSHLKKTEKAINEFFRTEGAEKLQKAFEIAKRIPIITSAKTLELAKVTQFKTMEFARYIEELARSIPLPPLIMNCRNFMEEILEVVGVEDMRHTFLRQVPVGGVGRAIGARDVFAILQAGEQSHERERSDSPAADSDNSSVQEQPQHIAIQVSVHPQLAAGGCCGIEAPPQPETARPSPEGSNPPPEGSNPPPEGSNAPQATPEHQVEEEQEATQAEPEPTDRADGAPSCHVIYESHV, from the exons ATGCACCGTCCGTTTGTGAAAATGCACCTGGCCGCCACTTCCGGTTTTCTGCTCCTGGCATCTCTGATGGCCTCCTGCACCTCCGGGGCCTTGGCGGAGAGCAGGGATGGAAACGGCACACAGAACGGCACCGCGGCAGGCGGCGGGTTCGTCCCGTTAGCGTTCACAAAGGTGAACCAGATAATCGCTCGAGAGGGAAGCTGCGTCCTGATCGACTGCAACGTCACCGGGGAGCCGCTCCCCAGCTTCCAGTGGTTCAACTCCCACGGAGAGCGCCTGGACACGGAGTCAGAGG GTGGAAAGTGGTCTCTGCTGGACAGCGGCATTCTCAATATTACCACCATCGAGTTCGCAGACCGTGGGAAGTACACCTGCATGGCGTCCAACGTGCACGGCAGCTCCAACTGCACGGTGACGCTGCGCGTGGTCTTCACCAACGGCGACATGGGCGTGTACTACATGGTGGTGTGCCTGGtcaccttcaccatcatcatggcCCTGAACGTCACACGCCTCTGCATGATGAGCAGCCACCTGAAGAAGACGGAGAAAGCCATCAACGAATTCTTCCGTACGGAGGGCGCCGAGAAGCTCCAGAAGGCCTTCGAGATCGCCAAGCGGATCCCCATCATCACCTCGGCCAAGACGCTGGAGCTGGCCAAGGTGACGCAGTTCAAGACGATGGAGTTCGCGCGGTACATCGAGGAGCTGGCGCGCAGCATCCCGCTGCCGCCCCTCATCATGAACTGCCGCAACTTCATGGAGGAGATCCTGGAGGTGGTGGGCGTGGAGGACATGAGGCACACGTTCCTCAGGCAGGTGCCCGTGGGAGGGGTCGGCAGGGCCATCGGGGCCAGGGACGTCTTCGCCATCCTGCAGGCGGGGGAGCAGAGCCACGAGAGGGAGCGCAGCGACTCGCCCGCCGCCGACTCCGACAATTCCTCCGTCCAGGAGCAGCCTCAGCACATCGCCATCCAGGTTTCGGTGCACCCTCAGCTGGCCGCCGGGGGCTGCTGCGGCATCGAAGCCCCGCCTCAGCCGGAGACGGCCCGCCCCTCGCCGGAAGGTTCCAACCCCCCGCCGGAAGGTTCCAACCCCCCGCCGGAAGGTTCCAACGCCCCGCAGGCGACCCCTGAGCATCAGgtagaggaagagcaggaggcgACGCAGGCCGAACCCGAACCGACGGACAGGGCCGACGGCGCCCCCTCCTGCCACGTGATCTACGAGAGCCACGTGTGA
- the ino80b gene encoding INO80 complex subunit B, with the protein MGKRKDMIHPRFLSEGNPNLHSVHKRKHKKHKKHKRKHHSFPEAPEPEPVMVPRPPPQLRLKIKLGGQTLGTKSVPTFTVHPGVACPPSPLMIIHNDIDADEDDDNEDDDDEPSVPLEQYRAWLDEDSNLATSPMPDMDSDSMLGGPVDEEERWLDALEKGELDDNGELKKKVDESLLTARQKALLHKQQSQPLLELPMGYKEKEMTAEMMQKREERARKRRLQAAKKAEENKNQTIERLTKTSKAKIKSMKERKSKQSHCPMIRYSDSAHGMAVSFPAGVPAPAPAPPRPTPAPSMSCGVGGCTNLKKYSCSKTGVPLCSLDCYKKNLLLVQSAA; encoded by the exons atggggaaaagaaaagacatgaTTCACCCCAGGTTTCTCA GTGAAGGCAACCCTAATTTGCACAGTGTTCATAAGCGGAAGCACAAAAAACACAAGAAGCACAAGAGGAAGCACCACAGCTTCCCCGAGGCCCCGGAGCCCGAGCCTGTCATGGTGCCTCGCCCTCCGCCACAGCTGCGACTCAAGATCAAGCTTGGAGGACAGACATTGGGCACCAAGAG CGTTCCCACCTTCACTGTCCATCCTGGAGTTGCttgtcctccctctcccttgATGATTATTCATAATGacattgatgctgatgaagaCGATGACAATGAGGATGACGACGATGAGCCCTCCGTGCCCTTGGAGCAGTACAGGGCCTGGCTGG ATGAAGACAGCAACCTGGCCACGTCCCCAATGCCAGACATGGACTCGGACTCCATGTTGGGCGGCCCCGTCGATGAGGAGGAGCGATGGCTCGATGCTCTGGAAAAGGGAGAGCTTGATGACAATGGAGAGTTGAAGAAGAAGGTGGATGAGTCTCTGCTCACAGCCAGACAG AAAGCACTGTTACACAAGCAGCAGAGCCAGCCACTCCTGGAGCTCCCAATGGGctacaaggagaaggaaatgacTGCAGAGATGATGCAGAAACGTGAGGAGCGTGCCCGAAAGAGACGGCTGCAGGCCGCCAAGAAGGCCGAGGAGAACAAGAACCAGACGATCGAGAGGCTGACAAAAACCAGCAAGGCCAAGATCAAAAGCATGAAAGAGAGGAAGTCTAAGCAGAGTCACTGTCCTATGATCCGCTACAGCGACTCTGCTCACGGCATGGCTGTCTCCTTCCCCGCGGGAGTCCCCGCTCCAGCCCCGGCCCCTCCCCGTCCAACACCGGCACCGTCGATGAGCTGTGGCGTCGGTGGCTGCACCAACCTCAAAAAGTACTCGTGCTCAAAGACGGGGGTTCCACTCTGCAGCCTGGACTGCTACAAGAAGAACCTGCTGCTGGTACAGAGCGCAGCTTAA
- the mfap3l gene encoding microfibrillar-associated protein 3-like isoform X2, whose product MHRPFVKMHLAATSGFLLLASLMASCTSGALAESRDGNGTQNGTAAGGGFVPLAFTKVNQIIAREGSCVLIDCNVTGEPLPSFQWFNSHGERLDTESEGGKWSLLDSGILNITTIEFADRGKYTCMASNVHGSSNCTVTLRVVFTNGDMGVYYMVVCLVTFTIIMALNVTRLCMMSSHLKKTEKAINEFFRTEGAEKLQKAFEIAKRIPIITSAKTLELAKVTQFKTMEFARYIEELARSIPLPPLIMNCRNFMEEILEVVGVEDMRHTFLRQVPVGGVGRAIGARDVFAILQAGEQSHERERSDSPAADSDNSSVQEQPQHIAIQVSVHPQLAAGGCCGIEAPPQPETARPSPEGSNPPPATPEHQVEEEQEATQAEPEPTDRADGAPSCHVIYESHV is encoded by the exons ATGCACCGTCCGTTTGTGAAAATGCACCTGGCCGCCACTTCCGGTTTTCTGCTCCTGGCATCTCTGATGGCCTCCTGCACCTCCGGGGCCTTGGCGGAGAGCAGGGATGGAAACGGCACACAGAACGGCACCGCGGCAGGCGGCGGGTTCGTCCCGTTAGCGTTCACAAAGGTGAACCAGATAATCGCTCGAGAGGGAAGCTGCGTCCTGATCGACTGCAACGTCACCGGGGAGCCGCTCCCCAGCTTCCAGTGGTTCAACTCCCACGGAGAGCGCCTGGACACGGAGTCAGAGG GTGGAAAGTGGTCTCTGCTGGACAGCGGCATTCTCAATATTACCACCATCGAGTTCGCAGACCGTGGGAAGTACACCTGCATGGCGTCCAACGTGCACGGCAGCTCCAACTGCACGGTGACGCTGCGCGTGGTCTTCACCAACGGCGACATGGGCGTGTACTACATGGTGGTGTGCCTGGtcaccttcaccatcatcatggcCCTGAACGTCACACGCCTCTGCATGATGAGCAGCCACCTGAAGAAGACGGAGAAAGCCATCAACGAATTCTTCCGTACGGAGGGCGCCGAGAAGCTCCAGAAGGCCTTCGAGATCGCCAAGCGGATCCCCATCATCACCTCGGCCAAGACGCTGGAGCTGGCCAAGGTGACGCAGTTCAAGACGATGGAGTTCGCGCGGTACATCGAGGAGCTGGCGCGCAGCATCCCGCTGCCGCCCCTCATCATGAACTGCCGCAACTTCATGGAGGAGATCCTGGAGGTGGTGGGCGTGGAGGACATGAGGCACACGTTCCTCAGGCAGGTGCCCGTGGGAGGGGTCGGCAGGGCCATCGGGGCCAGGGACGTCTTCGCCATCCTGCAGGCGGGGGAGCAGAGCCACGAGAGGGAGCGCAGCGACTCGCCCGCCGCCGACTCCGACAATTCCTCCGTCCAGGAGCAGCCTCAGCACATCGCCATCCAGGTTTCGGTGCACCCTCAGCTGGCCGCCGGGGGCTGCTGCGGCATCGAAGCCCCGCCTCAGCCGGAGACGGCCCGCCCCTCGCCGGAAGGTTCCAACCCCCCGCCG GCGACCCCTGAGCATCAGgtagaggaagagcaggaggcgACGCAGGCCGAACCCGAACCGACGGACAGGGCCGACGGCGCCCCCTCCTGCCACGTGATCTACGAGAGCCACGTGTGA
- the aadat gene encoding kynurenine/alpha-aminoadipate aminotransferase, mitochondrial — protein MNYARFLTAVSAARKPSAIRVLTELQQRSPPSLISLAGGAPNPNTFPFRSATIELKNGENVTFSEVTLKRALQYSASNGVPELLVWMKNLQKNLHNPPTASLTPENGQMDMCVTTGSQEGLCKVFEMLVNPGDNVLLDAPTYSGTLAALQPLGCNLINVPSDHHGMIPSALKEILSRWDPLEVHKPSSTAPKVLYTIPNGGNPTGASMTTERKQEVYKLAQQYDMLIIEDDPYYFLQFDKPWAPSFLSMDVDGRIIRTDSFSKILSSGLRIGFVTGPKPLVDRVVLHIQASTMHTSTFTQLMVSQLLHSWGQEGFLQHIDGVIEFYRSQRDAMIFSAEKWLKDLAEWHAPSAGMFLWIRLKGVSDTQQLIMKKALAKEVLLVPGGVFMINSNEPCPYVRAAFSLSTPDQIDEGFRRLSSLIKEAL, from the exons ATGAATTACGCCAGATTCCTGACGGCTGTCAGTGCTGCCAGAAAACCTTCGGCCATCAGGGTCCTGA CCGAGCTGCAGCAGCGCTCGCCGCCCTCCCTCATCTCTTTGGCAGGAGGagcccccaaccccaacacatTCCCCTTCCGGTCGGCGACCATTGAGCTGAAGAATGGAGAGAATGTTACTTTCAGTGAAGTGACGTTGAAGAGGGCCCTGCAGTACTCTGCTTCCAATGG AGTACCTGAGCTGCTGGTGTGGATgaagaacctgcagaagaacCTCCACAACCCACCCACAGCCAGCCTCACCCCTGagaatggacagatggacatgTGTGTGACCACAGGAAGCCAGGAGGGGCTCTGTAAG GTGTTCGAGATGCTGGTCAACCCGGGTGACAACGTTCTCCTGGACGCCCCGACATATTCTGGCACACTTGCGGCG CTCCAGCCTCTCGGTTGCAACTTAATAAACGTTCCCAGCGACCATCACGGCATGATACCGTCAGCCCTGAAGGAGATTCTGTCTCGCTGGGATCCACTTGAGGTCCACAAGCCCAGCAGCACCGCTCCTAAAGTCCTGTACACCATCCCCAATGGAGGGAACCCCACTGGTGCTTCCATGACGAcagaaaggaagcaggaagtgtaTAAG CTGGCCCAGCAGTACGACATGCTCATCATCGAGGATGACCCGTACTACTTCCTGCAGTTTGACAAG CCGTGGGCgccctcctttctctccatgGACGTAGACGGGAGAATCATCAGGACAGATTCTTTCTCTAAAATCCTGTCTTCAGG GCTGAGGATTGGATTCGTGACCGGGCCCAAACCACTGGTGGACAGGGTGGTGCTGCACATCCAGGCCTCTACAATGCACACAAGTACCTTCACACAG CTCATGGTgtcccagctgctgcacagctggggGCAAGAAGGCTTTTTGCAGCACATAGATGG GGTTATTGAATTTTATAGGTCACAACGCGATGCCATGATCTTCTCTGCAGAAAAGTGGCTCAAAG ATTTGGCCGAGTGGCACGCTCCCTCGGCTGGCATGTTCCTGTGGATCAGGCTGAAGGGAGTCTCTGACACCCAGCAGCTCATAATGAAGAAAGCTTTGGCGAAAGAG GTGCTGCTGGTTCCGGGAGGCGTCTTCATGATCAATAGTAACGAGCCGTGTCCGTACGTCAGAgctgccttttctctctccacaCCAGACCAGATTGatgag GGTTTCCGAAGACTGTCGTCTCTCATCAAAGAAGCCTTgtga